In one Heptranchias perlo isolate sHepPer1 chromosome 25, sHepPer1.hap1, whole genome shotgun sequence genomic region, the following are encoded:
- the mn1b gene encoding transcriptional activator MN1 isoform X3 — translation MFGLDQFSRSGGQGGERNFGQATLGMSGHYKSPSFPGGSGNAMGEQGINPLSEPPMLGMGMSPALGGEQYAFHTRGHSDMHGAGAMQQQPPPPQSQPQPQPQPPPPPPPPQPQPQPQPPPAHGYFPNGHHHHHPQAHHHFSGSFCGSDPGPSCLHGGRLLGTPGYNSNPLSGQQQQQQAFGESYDPMAENQGGGGGGGGEAFGQQQQPPPGRSTNLTEYHQHHTPSSNHTPCLPLDQSPNRAASFHGLPSSSSSDAHGLEQRRLQNQPPVDSMEYNYQNDPPSGPFDMPVFSPSESNAQLPHYGTSRQVPSSNFPANPAMPRTPGLVSMGKVHPQQQHGVFYERFGNARKMSVGMEPGVAARNPLMQQQAGLLARQNSCPPAIPRQQQAEAGAPNSSLQDNGAMMQNQHAPFEYPIQRLENRNMHPYSEPMFSIQQQPNQRLQHFDAPYLNVAKRPRFDFPNNHNVDNCASWSSNSMHNASLENHLSPSAYPGLPNEFSPPGPEGFPPGPPLQHPGTDQQSLQQRQNMLMMFKQMVSRNQRHRMRQPDLQHLGHHGDVNQNSLVHSNQVGNMSQPNFERESGGRMPNFDPQNPQMGQENSWFTGPHPPGDMLQRRMGGSVVPPEGSPHESVQMNLQQNGSSMLFRPGGNGLGMQEPMRMPGDGHVQGLHSPGMHSQFGNNMGNVTQMQSPSGGMGLPNTTSDRRPGPDFPAPQMGGQPGFPFGGPNRPANSHNNPPGVPPSPGNYPPQSEFQPNQRPSMSKIGSLSLGSFSKPGAKDNTIYGQSCLAALSTACQNMIASLGAPNLNVTFNKKNQSEGKRKLSQTEQESSSGGPNSGGGGGSVGGASTGSNGNGSEYFQGNTPQNSQMGVSGNGSGKLATPAAQNSTQGQNQPSQPECNLSPNYGLEAVPSESKGQTGRGRGRRKRDSGHVSPGNFFDKYSAENVNPVVSPGQQGQSTHVGDRGGTPQDKSLTSPSWAKGNELLLPDQPDLMSSLDSGIQSVTKSDGSSPQVDFSDDVSNNYGNEDEVSSSSDNMSKPTRLVTSSRKLQRADHELMSSQKQMGHGMLNAHPSSNTTSNTGPVTDGFGLSSTGSGHPGTPGMEQVRTPTSTSTQDEIHPLEILQAQIQLQRQQFSISEDQPLATKNKKGECTGQNGDTELAACGTDNSKAAMSTIDIESLMAEHNSTWYMPNDKAMMDPQDEDKQMAPWEKAKPASTNKEGNSSESEWIARILRERAERERERQIRVSCLASH, via the coding sequence ATGTTCGGGCTGGATCAATTCAGCAGGAGCGGTGGACAAGGAGGGGAGAGAAACTTCGGTCAGGCCACCCTGGGTATGTCGGGGCACTACAAAAGCCCAAGTTTCCCCGGCGGGAGTGGCAATGCCATGGGCGAACAGGGCATCAATCCCCTGAGCGAGCCCCCAATGTTAGGGATGGGCATGAGCCCGGCTCTGGGCGGGGAGCAATACGCCTTCCACACCCGGGGACACTCGGATATGCACGGAGCAGGGGCCATGCAACAGCAGCCGCCACCTCCCCAGTCCCAACCGCAACCCCAGCCGcagccgccgcctcctcctcctccccctcagcctCAACCTCAGCCCCAGCCCCCGCCAGCTCACGGCTATTTCCCCAACgggcaccatcaccaccatccgcAAGCCCACCACCACTTCAGCGGCAGCTTCTGCGGATCTGACCCCGGCCCTTCCTGCCTCCACGGGGGGCGTCTCCTGGGGACTCCCGGCTACAACAGCAACCCCTTGAGtggacagcagcagcagcagcaagctTTTGGAGAAAGTTATGATCCCATGGCCGAGaatcaaggaggaggaggaggagggggaggtgaagcCTTCGGACAGCAGCAGCAGCCACCACCGGGGAGATCGACTAACCTTACGGAATACCACCAACATCATACCCCGTCATCTAACCACACACCTTGCCTCCCTCTGGACCAGTCTCCCAATCGAGCTGCCTCTTTTCATGGGCTTCCGTCCTCTTCCTCATCCGATGCACATGGACTAGAGCAGAGACGTCTGCAGAACCAGCCACCAGTGGACTCAATGGAATACAACTACCAGAATGACCCCCCTTCAGGGCCCTTTGACATGCCAGTGTTTTCCCCTTCAGAGTCCAATGCCCAGCTCCCTCACTATGGCACCAGCAGGCAGGTGCCCAGCAGTAACTTCCCTGCCAATCCTGCCATGCCCAGGACGCCTGGCCTGGTGAGTATGGGCAAAGTCCACCCACAGCAACAGCACGGTGTATTTTACGAAAGGTTTGGGAATGCTCGAAAGATGTCTGTGGGCATGGAGCCTGGGGTCGCTGCCAGGAATCCTTTAATGCAGCAACAGGCAGGTTTGCTTGCTCGACAGAACTCTTGTCCCCCAGCGATACCTAGGCAACAGCAAGCAGAGGCCGGGGCTCCTAACTCCAGTCTGCAGGACAATGGGGCAATGATGCAGAATCAGCATGCTCCTTTTGAATATCCAATTCAAAGATTAGAGAACAGAAATATGCACCCTTACAGCGAGCCAATGTTCAGCATTCAACAGCAGCCCAATCAGAGACTACAGCATTTTGATGCTCCTTATCTCAATGTAGCAAAGCGGCCAAGGTTTGACTTTCCAAATAACCACAACGTGGACAATTGTGCTTCTTGGAGTAGTAATAGTATGCACAATGCAAGTTTAGAAAACCATTTATCGCCCTCTGCATACCCCGGCCTTCCCAATGAGTTTTCGCCTCCTGGTCCAGAGGGCTTCCCCCCAGGTCCACCTTTGCAGCATCCAGGAACGGACCAACAGTCCCTGCAGCAGCGCCAAAACATGCTGATGATGTTTAAGCAAATGGTATCGAGGAATCAGCGGCACAGAATGAGGCAGCCTGATCTCCAGCACCTAGGTCACCATGGAGACGTCAATCAAAACAGCCTGGTGCACAGCAACCAAGTGGGAAATATGTCACAGCCAAACTTTGAGAGGGAGAGCGGTGGGAGGATGCCGAATTTTGATCCTCAGAATCCACAGATGGGTCAGGAAAACTCCTGGTTTACAGGCCCCCACCCACCAGGAGATATGCTTCAGAGAAGGATGGGTGGTTCTGTTGTGCCCCCCGAAGGGAGCCCCCATGAATCTGTCCAGATGAACTTGCAGCAGAATGGGTCAAGTATGCTCTTTAGGCCAGGTGGGAATGGACTAGGTATGCAAGAGCCAATGAGAATGCCTGGCGACGGACATGTACAGGGTTTGCACTCTCCTGGGATGCACTCTCAATTTGGCAATAATATGGGCAACGTCACTCAGATGCAGTCTCCTAGTGGGGGCATGGGCCTCCCCAACACCACATCTGATCGAAGACCCGGGCCTGATTTCCCAGCTCCCCAAATGGGCGGACAGCCGGGCTTTCCGTTTGGGGGACCAAACCGACCGGCAAACTCACACAACAATCCCCCTGGAGTGCCTCCATCTCCCGGTAACTACCCGCCCCAGTCCGAATTTCAGCCCAACCAACGCCCCTCAATGAGCAAGATAGGGTCCCTCTCGCTGGGCTCCTTCAGCAAGCCTGGTGCAAAGGATAATACCATTTATGGACAGAGCTGCTTGGCTGCTCTCTCTACGGCCTGTCAGAACATGATTGCGAGTTTAGGGGCTCCAAATCTCAATGTCACCTTTAACAAAAAGAACCAGAGTGAAGGGAAACGCAAACTGAGTCAAACGGAGCAGGAGAGCAGCAGTGGCGGGCCAAACAGTGGCGGTGGAGGTGGGAGTGTTGGCGGCGCCTCCACTGGAAGCAATGGCAACGGGTCGGAATATTTCCAGGGCAACACTCCCCAAAACAGCCAGAtgggtgtctctggcaacgggAGCGGCAAGCTGGCTACACCTGCAGCCCAGAACAGCACGCAGGGGCAGAACCAGCCGTCCCAACCGGAATGCAACCTGTCCCCAAACTATGGCTTGGAAGCCGTCCCAAGTGAAAGCAAAGgacagacggggagagggagagggaggagaaaaagGGACAGTGGTCACGTCAGCCCAGGGAATTTCTTTGACAAATATTCAGCGGAGAATGTGAACCCGGTGGTCAGTCCGGGGCAGCAGGGTCAGTCCACGCATGTTGGAGATCGAGGTGGGACCCCGCAGGATAAATCCCTCACCTCTCCATCGTGGGCGAAAGGGAATGAGCTCCTTCTTCCCGACCAACCTGACCTCATGTCCTCCCTAGACAGCGGGATTCAAAGTGTGACAAAATCAGACGGCAGCTCACCTCAAGTCGACTTTTCAGACGATGTCAGCAACAACTATGGGAACGAGGACGAGGTGTCTTCAAGCTCTGACAACATGTCCAAGCCCACCCGGTTAGTGACTAGCTCCCGCAAACTGCAGCGGGCTGACCACGAGCTGATGAGCAGCCAGAAACAGATGGGTCACGGCATGCTTAATGCACACCCTAGCAGCAACACTACCTCCAACACAGGGCCAGTCACTGACGGCTTTGGGCTTAGCAGCACTGGGAGTGGGCACCCGGGCACACCGGGCATGGAGCAGGTTCGCACTCCAACCAGCACGTCAACACAGGACGAGATCCACCCGCTGGAGATCCTGCAAGCACAGATTCAGCTACAGCGGCAACAGTTCAGCATATCTGAAGATCAGCCTCTCGCCACGAAGAACAAAAAAGGTGAATGCACCGGCCAGAATGGGGACACAGAACTGGCCGCTTGTGGCACGGACAATAGTAAAGCTGCCATGAGCACTATAGACATTGAGTCATTGATGGCAGAGCATAACTCTACCTGGTACATGCCTAACGACAAGGCCATGATGGATCCACAGGATGAAGACAAGCAAATGGCACCATGGGAAAAGGCCAAGCCTGCAAGTACCAACAAAGAAG